A genomic stretch from Budorcas taxicolor isolate Tak-1 chromosome 15, Takin1.1, whole genome shotgun sequence includes:
- the LOC128059884 gene encoding olfactory receptor 51G2-like, with amino-acid sequence MAVPINNNASSFFFILMDFPGLEAAHCWTAVPVCFIYVLSLLGNTTVLHMVKSVPSLHTPMYLFLSMLSVADLGLTVSTLPSMAAVFLLGQRKVGAATCFVQLFFIHTCSVIESAVLLAMAFDRCVAIREPLRYATILTAKRIGAIGLASVTRSAALHLPLPVLLGRLRFPPVNALSHSYCVHPDVLRLASSSTVVNSGLGLFVMLSTLGVDAVLILLSYVMSLRAVLNIASNAERFKAFNTCISHICVSLLFYTPQISLSMFHRFGKKKLPAQIFMLLSYLHFLVPPMLNPIVYTVRAKEIRVCILKMFQCRKF; translated from the coding sequence ATGGCAGTTCCTATCAACAATAATGCCAGCAGTTTCTTCTTCATACTGATGGATTTCCCGGGACTGGAGGCTGCTCACTGCTGGACAGCTGTTCCTGTCTGCTTCATCTATGTTCTCTCTTTGCTGGGCAACACCACCGTACTGCACATGGTCAAGTCTGTTCCCAGCCTCCACACTCCCATGTACCTCTTCCTCTCCATGCTCTCAGTGGCTGACCTGGGCCTCACAGTTTCCACACTGCCTTCCATGGCAGCTGTTTTTCTCCTGGGCCAGAGGAAGGTGGGAGCTGCAACCTGCTTTGTACAGCTCTTCTTCATCCACACATGCTCAGTAATTGAGTCAGCTGTGCTGTTGGCCATGGCTTTTGACCGCTGTGTGGCTATCCGAGAGCCCTTACGCTATGCCACCATCCTGACAGCCAAGCGCATCGGGGCCATTGGGCTGGCCAGTGTGACCCGTAGTGCTGCCCTccacctgcccctgcctgtcctcCTTGGAAGACTGCGGTTCCCACCTGTGAATGCACTGTCACATTCCTACTGTGTTCACCCTGATGTTCTGAGGCTGGCCAGTTCCAGCACAGTTGTGAACAGTGGCCTTGGGCTCTTTGTGATGCTCTCCACATTGGGTGTGGATGCGGTCCTCATTCTCCTCTCCTATGTGATGAGTTTGAGGGCAGTATTGAACATTGCTTCCAATGCTGAGAGATTCAAAGCTTTCAACACTTGCATTTCCCACATTtgtgtttcattattattttataccCCACAGATCAGCCTGTCCATGTTCCATCGCTTTGGGAAAAAGAAGCTGCCAGCTCAGATATTCATGCTTCTGTCCTATTTGCACTTTCTTGTACCTCCAATGCTCAACCCAATTGTCTACACTGTCAGAGCCAAAGAGATTCGAGTATGCATTCTGAAGATGTTTCAATGCAGAAAGTTCTGA
- the LOC128059886 gene encoding olfactory receptor 51G1-like translates to MAVPINNNASSFFFILMDFPGLEAAHCWTAVPVCFIYVLSLLGNTTILHKVKSVPSLHTPMYLFLSMLSVADLGLTVSTLPSMAAVFLLGQRKVGAATCFVQLFFIHTCSVIESAVLLAMAFDRCVAIREPLRYATILTAKRIGAIGLASVTRSAALHLPLPVLLGRLRFPPVNALSHSYCVHPDVLRLASSSTVVNSGLGLFVMLSTLGVDAVLILLSYVMILKAVLNIASNAGRLKALNTCISHICAVLLFYTPLVSLSVIHHFGKRKLPAQIYMLLSYLHFLVPPMLNPIVYTVRAKEIRARILKVLQPSKF, encoded by the coding sequence ATGGCAGTTCCTATCAACAATAATGCCAGCAGTTTCTTCTTCATACTGATGGATTTCCCGGGACTGGAGGCTGCTCACTGCTGGACAGCTGTTCCTGTCTGCTTCATCTATGTTCTCTCTTTGCTGGGCAACACCACCATACTGCACAAGGTCAAGTCTGTTCCCAGCCTCCACACTCCCATGTACCTCTTCCTCTCCATGCTCTCAGTGGCTGACCTGGGCCTCACAGTTTCCACACTGCCTTCCATGGCAGCTGTTTTTCTCCTGGGCCAGAGGAAGGTGGGAGCTGCAACCTGCTTTGTGCAACTCTTCTTCATCCACACATGCTCAGTAATTGAGTCAGCTGTGCTGTTGGCCATGGCTTTTGACCGCTGTGTGGCTATCCGAGAGCCCTTACGCTATGCCACCATCCTGACAGCCAAGCGCATCGGGGCCATTGGGCTGGCCAGTGTGACCCGTAGTGCTGCCCTccacctgcccctgcctgtcctcCTTGGAAGACTGCGGTTCCCACCTGTGAATGCACTGTCACATTCCTACTGTGTTCACCCTGATGTTCTGAGGCTGGCCAGTTCCAGCACAGTTGTGAACAGTGGCCTTGGGCTCTTTGTGATGCTCTCCACATTGGGTGTGGATGCGGTCCTCATTCTCCTCTCCTATGTGATGATTTTGAAGGCAGTATTGAACATTGCTTCCAATGCTGGACGACTGAAAGCCCTCAATACTTGTATTTCCCATATTTGTGCTGTACTGTTATTTTATACACCACTGGTCAGCCTGTCTGTGATCCATCACTTTGGCAAAAGGAAGCTGCCAGCTCAGATATACATGCTTCTCTCCTATTTGCACTTTCTTGTACCTCCAATGCTCAACCCAATTGTCTACACTGTCAGAGCCAAAGAGATTCGAGCACGCATTCTGAAGGTGCTCCAACCCAGTAAATTCTGA